TGCCCAAAAATTCATCGCCAATGTCCTGATTTGAATTTCAGCTAAAATTGTTTTTTGACCTTCGAGCGTCTCAATCGGATATTCAATAATCACATGGTATGAACGATAACCACTTTGTTTTGTATCTTTAATGTAATCACGTTCTTCAACGACCCTAAAGTCTTCACGTTGACGTAAAAGTTCCACAACTTTATCAATATCATCCACAAATTGACACATCATGCGTAATCCAGCAATGTCATACATTTCTTCACGCAAACGGTCAAATGGAATGCCCCTTTTATTCGCCTTATCAATAATACTCGTGATTGGTTTTACACGCCCAGTAACGAATTCAATGGGCGAATTATGTTCGGTAACTTGATAAGCTTTACGTAGCCCTTTTAACTTTATTTTAAGTTCGTCAATCGCTTGACGATAAGGCGAAAGAAAAATTTCCCATTGATTCATTTTACCTCACTCCGCTTCATACTAATTCAAAAGTCTCTTCAACCGCCGATACGAAATCATTACC
The sequence above is a segment of the Staphylococcus hyicus genome. Coding sequences within it:
- a CDS encoding GTP pyrophosphokinase, translated to MNQWEIFLSPYRQAIDELKIKLKGLRKAYQVTEHNSPIEFVTGRVKPITSIIDKANKRGIPFDRLREEMYDIAGLRMMCQFVDDIDKVVELLRQREDFRVVEERDYIKDTKQSGYRSYHVIIEYPIETLEGQKTILAEIQIRTLAMNFWATIEHTLRYKYDGDYPPEIQKRLERAAEAAFLLDEEMSEIKEEIKEAQKFYSKKRADKHENRGVE